The sequence below is a genomic window from Cicer arietinum cultivar CDC Frontier isolate Library 1 chromosome 6, Cicar.CDCFrontier_v2.0, whole genome shotgun sequence.
AGTTCTTCTTGGTTTGTTGGAACTGAATAGTGAAGGCAGATATTTGATCAGAGGGGCTCATTTTCTTAAGGTTGATAATTttattgagtttaattttgCGACTGGATTAGCTGATGCTGGATTGTCTCTTCCTTGTATTGTGAAACCTAAAGTTGCTTGTGGTGTCAGTGATGCTCATAAGATGGCAATAGTTTTCAGAGTTGATGATTTTAAGAATTTAAGTGTTCCTCTTCCAGCGGTTATTCAGGAATATGTGGATCATTCGTCCACTTTGTACAAATTTTATGTGTTGGGCGAGAAAGTTTTCTATGCCGTCAAAAAGTCGATACCGAATGCtgatattttgacaaaattctCTAATGGTGATGATCTCAAACCGCTATTGTTTGATAGCTTGAAATCTCTACCCACCACCGAAAGCATCATTGTGGATTCTGGAGTCGGTAACAATGGTACAACAAGTAATGTGCCTATTGACCTTAAGCTGGTTACAGATGCTGCGAATTGGCTTAGGCGAAGGCTTCATCTCACAGTCTTTGGTTTTGATGTTGTAATTCAGGAAGGAACTCATGATCATGTAATTGTGGATGTAAACTACCTCCCATCGTTTAAGGAAGTACCTGATGAAATTGCTATCCCCGCCTTCTGGGAGGCCATTAGAAATAAGTTTGACAGTAAGTTGTCTAAATAAGCTTGTTCTTGAACTTTGTGACTGACATTTTGCCATTGATTGCATCAGACCTTTGATCATGGCACCTGATCTTAACATGCTAGAAATGAAGTTGAATAACACATTATTGCatgtttgaagtttgaattaCTCCACACTTGTTGGCTGTTATTAATCTAATTTAATGTAATGCTTCTGCTATTTGGCGTTATATTGCCTTGCATGAAAAATGAATTATGTGAAATTTGTTGAAATCAGATAGTTAAAACCTTAGGGATGTGAGGTGATGTGTTGGTGTGAATAATGGAAGTTAAGGACACTTTAAAACATGAGATCCGAGAGAATAAAAGGTACCAGTAATATTGTCTAAGTTATTGTATGTTTGTTTTCACGTCCCGCGGTATATATTAGAAGCTACAATATGTAGCTTTGGTTCACACGCACGACTGAAAGGGTTTCAACGTGATATCAAACACTCATTTATCTCTCTCTGATTTCATGTTTTAAAAGTGTCCTTACTTCCATCATAACATataattgacatataaaatatttattttaaaataaaaattttagctctctttttctctccaaAACGTTATACAAACATAGGTTTGAGTCGTCCACTCAAATTGATATTTCTTTGGTTCTTTCCATAACCAGAAAAAATGTCAATTTTGGGTCAGCTATGCCTAAACATCAAACCAAATCTGAGCACTAGACATGTTAAAATACATAGACATGTCGATGAATAATATGCTACATAGTTAAGGACAAAATTAACTTGCTTCTGAAGCTTCCACCCTGAAGGGTTGTGCTGGTGCTGTTATAGGTTGCTTCTGGCTAAATAATAACTAGGACTACCATTGACAAGCGATTATTGAGGAACTGCTTCTTCATAAATTTCTCCTTCTTCCACTGGGCTGAAACTCACTCGCTTCTGAAAATTCAAATGCAAGAAATAACATcaacttaatttcatattagCCAATTAATATGAGTATGCTTGTGAATAAAGATACGGCCCGTTTGCATGAAAATTGAAACAAACTGCTAGAAAACTACAAACATGGCAGGATAATCAATACGACATTGCAATGATTCACttttcttgtaaacttgagTTTTCATATAAACTTGGTCAAGTCTACAAACTTGAGTTTTCAAGATGATTTCACGGTGATAAATGACTTCTACAATAGATCACTTATAGGTGTTCTACGGTCGATTAGtacttaaaaattattagaaattttaatattatcaatgaTATTCTTCTGAAGTAATAattcacaacttttcttgtTCTTATGGATAAATCATTTATCTAATTGGTTGATTCGATATGATGTTAATTTAATACgagatatatatttgttttatcttGTTTTTAACGAAACTAATACGATAagtatcaaatcaaatatagtGGATGACATTTGATCTTGCATCCatataatatatactttttcatattatttgaaaatcattttttgctgaaataataatagaataatttataataatagtaattatttaaagttaaaaagaaataaaatttagataaaatatatcagatttttaaatttgtttataatttactGTGGAtgtagtatatttttttattatatatagtttGTTGCAGTcgtaattgttttaaaatttgtttatattttattgtggaTTGTGAATgtagtatattttttattatatataacttGTAATCGTAATTGTATGAAAGATGTAACTTTGAATAAAACACTTTGAATTTAGTATTTAACTctataacttttcaactaaatgttaaaaataagcACCGATCTCTTTTGAAGTGATCTCATTTCTCACGTTTGACTTCTGCTTGCTTCTGCATTCAGCATGTTTCCAAATATGAATGAGGTAAGAATATGGCGCGAGGCATGTTACAATGTTATATAGCTTAACAAGAAACGTCATAAACAACGTTGCAAGATAGAAATATTCATCCACGTAGTTAAAAACTtgcaatataattttatttcccCGTTTTTCTCCTGGGCATCAGCAAGATAAGATTGATGGCTACCCATATCATTAACTACATAATTATTTTGTCCCAGTTatacttattttcaaaagattgATCTCCTTctttttgtatataaaatatGGTTGCCGGTATTTTGGTTGAGTTCGAAAATGTCAAAACTctgacatttaatttttttttttattgtcaaattttttgttgttgttaatttatcATTCAATATATCATCTTTTGGTCAGCTAGAAAAGAAATCTATGATGCCAGTATcttttttgttggttaattcgTCATTCAGTATCATCTCTTCCCATGTGTCCTCTTTTATTTTCTAACTAACAAAGCACAGAATGTGTCTAAAAAAAATCGGTACATAGCTAAAACACCACACAAGAAAGAgtataaaaaacataattcactccaaaaatacaaaatggAGCGCCCTTAACTCCACTGCTCTAACCCAAACAAACACGCGAATGAGCGCCATTAAAAGTACTATATTAAAAATCACCATATTTTGTTTTGTAGCCATCAGCACAGTCAAAgttgaacataatcaatcaaaTGAATAACAAGGAAAAGTTTATGCTCAAAAATCAGATTATCTTGAATTTTTCATATACTCTAAATACACGCTAATCAAATAACAATAAGTTCATCCTTCatctcttttattttctattatatcaatctagtaatttaaaaaaaaaaaattgtggcaTCTCTTATTAATTGctattttaatattatgttttagtaaataaaaaatgccTCAATACTTTTTAACATGTATACTTTGCTTAGatttgatttgttcacaaatcaaaataattatttattaaataaaaatttaaaaatatattaaaatttatattaaaaaaaaaaaaaaaacagttgtactaaaaaaataacaatgataaCTAACACTTACAAAATCAGCTAAGAGAAAACCACGAGAACACACCAAAACCTTCGAATTgctaacttaattttttttaaaaaaaaaaaaacaaaacaaaaatgagCACAACAATCCTACATGCAACAATAACGACACGACCAACAATCCTacatgcaaattgtcaaaaaaataagaatCCTACATGCAACATCCAAACAAATTTGAAAAGATTCGAGAATgtaattaacaatataaaaatcaagaaaataacGATTAACAATTGAAAAAACACATACCCTTCGTGACCTTTGATGTTGAACTTCAATTTTAGCTTGAGTTGTTCCACCACCACCCCCGTTGACAGCATCATTATTCCCCATATACAAACTTACAATCTTCTCCGCCACCTCAGTTTCGTCACGACTCTCCTCCATCAATCTATCCAATTGGGCCTTAGGAAGCCTCATTTTAATCCTTTTGGACCCATCACGAACAAGACTAGGCCCATCATGAACAACACCGGACGAATTCCGCTTCACGAGGGATAAGTCCGAAACGGAGCGTTTCGATAGCATCAAGAAATCAAGCCTCTCCATAGCGTTCATGCCACGTATACCACTGGATCGAACCCTCCTTGGTAGTGGTTCGGGTTGAAGTTTCGGTAActcaactaaaaaatatattttcttggGCTTTAGCATCTGGTACGGTTCAAGTGGTTTGGCCCGTAGCCCAAAATGTTTCACTGCTTGTGATTCCAGAAGAGCGTGACCGGGATAGTCTTTAACGACGTCGTTTGCTCTAGCTGGTATTTTTAGCTTGAAGGTTTCGCCGTCTAGTTTCATTACCTTTGCTTTTTTGCTTCTTCCCATCATGGTGTTTCCCATCTCTTATCACACACTTCTTTCTcactctttcttttttatttcttcaatttTGATTGGTTGTGTTTCCaactttgtttcttttttgGTAAACTATAGGAGTTGATAATAAGAATATATTGATACTTACTATTTATATTGCCGTCACGCGATGCGTTCATTTGTAAGACTAAGTGGCAAAAGCAAATAGTATCTCTGTGAATTAATGGAAATTCGGTAGAGATACcgtacaaataataaatatcaatgaCTTTGCATTTAAATAAGTGTAAATTGGAAAATCAAGAGTGATTATTCCAAATATATGGATTTATTATTTAATGgttgatattttctttttttgttaaagtgagttatttaatttaaatgagaCATGTCTTaactttatatattaatattattgttgcattttttttgtataaaataattgaattaataaaaattaatataatatatatatatatatatatatattaatttttattcatcaaattataaaagaaaaaattaaaataatattaaataaatagaaatgtAAAAATAAAGTTTCTTTAATCgattaaattatacacaaatcTCGCAAAGTGTTACGTAAATAATAGTGTGTTAACTATCATCATCCTAGTTTGAAACCACTAATTTTTACAAAGCCGGGACAAAATAATGTTTGGTGTGATTAATGTCATTTCCATGGTTATAAGCAGGTACACTTACATTTTTAGACATGTCTTTAATATACACACGACCCATTAATTGCATCTTCGataaatagttataaaattTTCACATCCCgttggaaaaaagaaaaatatgctGTTTTTCCATATATATTTGCTAGATCTCCTTGCAGTAAAAAAAATAGTCTGGATCTCCCTGGAAAAAAGAAACAACTTCGAACtaagttttatttatcttttatttgtaACTACGAATTATAATGGCGTAGGTACTACTTATAAGTATATGACGTGGATATATCAACTCAATAATGACTTGTTAGTAAAGTTAGAAATTCGATGATAAATATTTGAACACGCTTACAGTTTGTTAGTTTATTGGTGAAATgtgaatttataattaattatacgtgtatgtatttttatcattaattaattatacgtgtatgtatttgaaatctaaataatttataattaaattgagAATATATAAGTAACGTGTGTGTGATGTTtgtaaataaatacaaaatagcattaacaaaAGTGTACTTTTAATTGTTGGAATCTCTTGATACTAATTAATCCAGAAAAAGAGAAGAGTATATATTCAAGAGcacttaattattattattttaaatagtattgTTCAACTATTTATGTATAGTACTTCCAGAGTTCTGAAACTACGCATGTTGCATGACTTCTATCATGCTTTTTGGCAACTTTTGAAAGGCGTTAGGCAATTTAGAAGCCtcttttcattttccttttgAAACGATATGGGTGTCTAGCTAGGGTTATATTCAGATTCAGAGAGTTGCTTGGACCTtatattaaattctttgttttttttcttttacttttatgTTAACATTGAAAATTAACAAGTTTTAATTGCCTATTATCAAATTacattaatgatattttaataaattgattaaatcatttttttcaaaagtaaataattttattaatacttCAATCAAAACTTAATATCATAAGAAATGATTTATACGCATCTTTTAAAGAGGGTTACAGATACAAGATTCGCCCTATCATTTAACTaacaaaatgaataaaacacgtacaaatttgattaaaaaaataaggccATTAATCAATAAGCTTTGCACCTAAAGCGACCTACTATGTGTGTGTATATTTATATCAAAATGTAATATCTATCAGTTACAATACCCTCCTAATTCATTTATGAAATCAATgaaactattttttgttttcaaaataaaaagagtaaatTAGTGTTTTTAGTAGAAAGTGGAGGTAGAGTATAATTGAGGGGTATGGGGTTAATTTTCGGAAAGGAAAAGAGGCCACAATATTCTGAGAGTTCACAAGGGAAAGGAGAGAGCCCAATCTGAGAAAAGCTTACGTTTCGTGCCAGCTTGCAATTGCAGTAGCTTCTAGAATAACTCAGCTGCAATTCTATTTGTAATCAAAGTATACTTTTCTATATTACATATATGATTCAAATCTGAAATTTGTATGTTGATATTATACATACACATAAATATTAGTTAGAGTTAAATCTAACTAACATTTAGATCTAATAGTtgtcataaatatttttcttttgtaaaagTTGACTAATTTAGATATATTAACTAAATatcttttaaactaaataagTTAATATGATGAGGTATAGCTGTTATAATCCTAGAAAAGCTAACATGAAAACCGTTGAAGCATAATTAACCTAATTCGTTAACCAAAGTCCTCTCAAAACATCCAAGTCTAGGAACATATCTTAAGTAATCTCACCAAACAACAACTCAAATGTCTGTAGTTATAACTTGTCTTCTCCTAAGCTACAAAGTCAAAAACTCAAGCCTcgtgaaacaaaataaaataattaatttaattgtagttttggtactatgttattacaaattaataaaactgatctcttattttaaaaattgataatttttgtatttttgttagatttttgaactaaaaaaataatgatttgacattttttcaatgacatgacatacaattctataatatagaaacatctagatgtattaattaaattaaaaatataaaaaaaaataagattgaaATCTAAGTTTTTACAGGTTTTAATCCAATTTTATGGATATTAAACGTTTTAAGTTTTCGTATTATATGTTACGTTATTTAAAGTATCtcacatcattattttttaattaaaaaattagagagatatcaaaattatcaacttttaaaataaggagatcaatttcataaattagtcaaaatagatatattaaaactgaaattaaaccaaaataaatttattttactaaacaaaataaaataattaagatgCATATATACcaattttcttttacaagtAAATCAATTATAAAGGAGATTTGAGACGAAAGCATGTACAAAAATGAGAAAATCAATACAACAACTAACTTACTAATATTTaacataataattttctttacattttagattaaaaacaatattcattcatttaaatcaGTAGAATTTACATCGATCAACAATAccatttaaaatagttaaaaacaaaaaaaataaatctgtaaacaaattcacaacatatatattataaaatgacaaaatatttataaatgtgacaaaGACTTTAAATTATCTTTGCcaaatttcttaaataaaaaagatttatatCCCTCGTACGTTGTAGTCTTGGACGGTCATTTATCTCAACCGTCGTCAAATACACCAGACTTTAACAAGCATGAAAATATATGAACCATT
It includes:
- the LOC101507099 gene encoding uncharacterized protein At1g66480-like, whose protein sequence is MGNTMMGRSKKAKVMKLDGETFKLKIPARANDVVKDYPGHALLESQAVKHFGLRAKPLEPYQMLKPKKIYFLVELPKLQPEPLPRRVRSSGIRGMNAMERLDFLMLSKRSVSDLSLVKRNSSGVVHDGPSLVRDGSKRIKMRLPKAQLDRLMEESRDETEVAEKIVSLYMGNNDAVNGGGGGTTQAKIEVQHQRSRRKRVSFSPVEEGEIYEEAVPQ
- the LOC101506762 gene encoding inositol 1,3,4-trisphosphate 5/6-kinase 4 isoform X2 — translated: MMMIKMYLCYSQESNLSYEPSFCLEFVLELLIVSISRMIRNVVGCESSCEFDTSNVVWIENLEEFPLTICRLNKRFSGNNVLTVGYVMKPSRVEDFAKRGVFPLCPTQNGLMFVPLVSKLPLSSQLKDVDIVLHKATDEILSIEEDKLTFTQNMQELQRYLDQHQDLCVVDPLNNIYPLLDRLEIQQVLLGLLELNSEGRYLIRGAHFLKVDNFIEFNFATGLADAGLSLPCIVKPKVACGVSDAHKMAIVFRVDDFKNLSVPLPAVIQEYVDHSSTLYKFYVLGEKVFYAVKKSIPNADILTKFSNGDDLKPLLFDSLKSLPTTESIIVDSGVGNNGTTSNVPIDLKLVTDAANWLRRRLHLTVFGFDVVIQEGTHDHVIVDVNYLPSFKEVPDEIAIPAFWEAIRNKFDSKLSK
- the LOC101506762 gene encoding inositol 1,3,4-trisphosphate 5/6-kinase 4 isoform X3, whose amino-acid sequence is MNQHSWLKEMMMIKMYLCYSQESNLSYEPSFCLEFVLELLIVSISRMIRNVVGCESSCEFDTSNVVWIENLEEFPLTICRLNKRFSGNNVLTVGYVMKPSRVEDFAKRGVFPLCPTQNGLMFVPLVSKLPLSSQLKDVDIVLHKATDEILSIEEDKLTFTQNMQELQRYLDQHQDLCVVDPLNNIYPLLDRLEIQQVLLGLLELNSEGRYLIRGAHFLKVDNFIEFNFATGLADAGLSLPCIVKPKVACGVSDAHKMAIVFRVDDFKNLSVPLPAVIQEYVDHSSTLYKFYVLGEKVFYAVKKSIPNADILTKFSNGDDLKPLLFDSLKSLPTTESIIVDSGVGNNGTTSNVPIDLKLVTDAANWLRRRLHLTVFGFDVVIQEGTHDHVIVDVNYLPSFKEVPDEIAIPAFWEAIRNKFDSKLSK